The Kluyvera intermedia genome includes the window TACCGCAATGGGGCCAAACCAGGCCGAAGAGCCGTGCGGTATGGCGATGCCATCGAGGCCAAAGAAGTCCCGCGTATCTTTGGCAAACCAGTCACCCAGTTTGTAGACAAAGGCGGCATGAACGACCACGCCCAGAATCCCCAGCCAGTAGGAGCCGGTTGCCAGATGCAGCATCGCGCCGGTAAAGGTCATGTGCCAGATATTCCAGATATCGACGTTCACCACCCGCGTCATGCGCGTCACCAGCATCAGAATGTTGACGCCGATAGCCACTGGAATCGCCACCAGCGCAATCTGAGAGGCCCAGGTCATCGGTGACGACCCCGGCCAGCCCACGTCAATCACGTGCAGGTTTATCTCAAAATGTTCTGCCATCGCTTTCGCGGCAGGCCCGATAGAGTCGAGCATCAGGCCAATGACCAGCCCGATACCAACAAAGCCAATCCCGATATGCAGACCTGATTTAAAGCAGTCCCCGAGCTTCATCCCCAACAATTTAGAGAAGATGATGATCACCAGCGGCAGCATAACCGTTGGGCCTAAGTCGAGGATATAACGCATTATTTCGCTAAACATGACGTTACCCCACGAGGATGGTCAGGATTTTTTGTTGCAGCGCTTCGATACCCACTCCGGAAACAAACGGCATACCGTGAACCACGGGAATATCACCAAAAGTCCGGTCAACACGGGCGGTGGTGCAGATAAGGTCCGCGCCATCCATATAGGTTTCAATTTCAGTCACCCGACACTGGACTAAATCGAGAGTGATATTGTGGGCTTCGCACAGTTCTTTAATCTCTTCAGCGGCCATTGTTGAGGTCGCTACAGCACCGCCACAGGCGACAATGACTTTACGTTTCATAGGGTATTCCTTTTATTATCAGTTTATTATCAAGCCGGATTACACAATTCAGGCTCGAGGATGGTTTCCCGAAAACGCACGGCAAGCTCAGCATCAGGGGCACTCAGCAAGGCGTCGAGGACATTCGGGTTTTGCAGCTCACTAAACAAACGACGCAGCAGCTTCAACTGCGCCGTCGGATTTTCCACAATCAGAGCGATAATCAACGAGACACCAATTTCTGCGTCATCGTCTGCTTGCTGGAAATGCACCGGTTTATCCGGGCGAATCAGATAAATAGCGGGCGAAATAGCGTGCGTCGCCTCGCAATGGGGAATAGCGACCGCATGACGCTCGAGAGCAATCCCGGTTGGGAAGACGGCTTCTCGTTCAAGCAGCGCCTGCGGATAGCTGTCATGCACTACCCCTTTCGCCAGCATCTCCTCACCAATGTGTGCCAGCGCCTGCTGGCAGGTGTTGAATTCAATTCCGGTACGGACAAATAGTTGGCTCATAGGGGCTCGTGTATCAGGCGGCTTCGGCGACGCAACCGAAACGGTATGCACGCAAAACGTCCTGAATCTTGTCGATGATGAGGTTATGCGGCGTCGCGGTTAGCGTGCCAGCGGACAGGCGTTCAAACTGCATCGGCAGGTACTGACTAATCAGCCCCAGAGGCAGTGATACGTCATTAAGGTTGGCGATCAACTTCTCTACGCTTTGACGAATACGTGGGTGTGGCCAGTAATAGCGGATACGATCGGAGAGGCTGAAATGGATATCGACCATCGCTTGGCTCCAGGTTGGGCGATAGTATTTTTTCCAGTAGCCCGGTTCGTTCAGCATCACTTCATCAATCACCTCCAGCACGTGGCTGCGCTGTTCAGGTGACACCAGTTGGGTTTCCATTTGTGCCAGCGCAAAAATGGCTTCGCGCAGGGCGAAGGTGAGGGCGGGGCCGACTTTCAGAATGGCGTAGTGATCGCGAACCAGCGAACGATAGGCCTGACGGGTCTGGTAATCGGTTGAATGCGCTTCATAGACCATCGGCGTGTTTCTCACCCAGGCTGACAGCGCTTCTGCGGCGTTCGGCTGATAGTGAATAATCTGGGTATGGTCGAATTCAACGCCAGGCTGAACCACGATTGCAATCACCCTGTCCAGTGCAGCTTCAAGGCCTAATGCCTGGAAGGCGACCTGATGCGTTTCCAGCGTCCGTGCGGCGTCTTCTTCACGAGTAACGTGGACGGTACCAATGGTGCTGGCTTCACCACCGGGAACCGGAACTTCCGTACCGATAACGTAGGTTAGCTGGCGTTTTTGCTCGTCAGTGGCAATGTCCTCTGCGGCCTGGCAAAGAATGGCGGCGCGTTCTGCAACCACTTTTGGATCAAGCGGGGTAGGATCGTCTGCACATGACATCGAGGCATCAAGGTGAATTTTGCTAAATCCGGCACTGACATAGGCTTTGATCAGCGCGACCGATTTTTCCATGGCCTCTGCGGCAGTCTCATCCTGCCAGCAGTTGGGCCCGAGGTGATCGCCACCGAGGATCAATCTGTCGCGAGGGAAGCCAACTTCCTGGGCGATGTTGTAGACGAAGTCGCGGAAGTCTGCGGGTTTCATGCCGGTGTAGCCGCCAAACTGATTGACCTGGTTAGAGGTCGCTTCAATCAGGACCTTTTGGTCACTGCGTAAATCAAACCGTAATGCGGCTTCAATCACGAGGGGGTGCGCGGAACACACGGAACAGATACCAATGTGCTCGCCTGCTTTATGTCTGGAAATTATCTCTTTCATTTAAATCCTCCGTTTTCTTTCGAATATATTCGTTATGTTTTGTTTGTATCGCAAACACCTTTGTTTTATTTTGTGATCGTTCTCTGAAAATCGAGCGATATCGACATAAACGGAGATTCTGGAGATGAAAAAAACGCCCTGACGTAAACGGCAGGGCGTTATTAAGTAACTGAAAATTAGTTAAATAATCTGGAAAGCCAACTGCGACGGTCTTTTGGGGCTGGCTGGGCGGCCTGTTGTGGCTGTGCGGCAATTTCGCCTAACCCCGCATCGAAAGCTACGCCAATGGCTGATAGCGCTTGATGGGCATCGTCACCGCTGGCCATAAAGTGCAGGCGATGCCCCTGTTTTGCCCCCAGCGAAACGACGCGCATCAGATTCTTGGCATCCACTATGGCGGAATGGGTATCAAGATTTTCTACCCGTATTTGTGATTGCCATTGCTTTACCGCTTTCACCAGCACAGCGCTTGGACGCGCGTGCAGGCCGTGCGGATTGCGCAGTGTGAAAGTCGCATCTTCATCGAACACTGGCGGCGGTTCGGCGGTATCTCCTTCGCCCGGGATAATCTTTCCGGCAAGAATATCCAGAACCGCCTGAGCGTTTTCGGCGCGAGACAACGCCTCGGGTACGCGATCGTCACTCAGCGCATGGGTCAACTGGCGCAGAATATCCAGATGCTCGTTATCCTGGGCGGCAATTCCGACAATCAGGTACGCGGTTTGCGCTTCTCCCCAATCAACACCCTGCGGGCAAGCCAGCACCTTCACCCCGGTTTTCAGGACAGAATCGCGGCTTTGTGGCGTACCGTGGGGAATAGCGATCCCGTTCCCCAGATAGGTGCTGATTTGCCCTTCGCGGTCGCGCATTCCGTGCAGGTAAGCGGGCCGAGTATGCCCGGCGTCGGTGAGCGTGCCGGCAATCTGCGTCAGCGCCTCGTCTTTCGTTTTGACCTGATGGTCGAAATGGATATCAGCAAGAGTCAGTTGCATAGTGCTTTCCTTATTTGACCGCGTTGGCAAGCGCCAGCGCTTCCTGAGAACGTTTCTGCCACAGTCGCCAGCATCCCAGCATCACCGCGCCACAGGCGGACCCGGCCAGGATGCACAGCACCCAAATAAGGGGTTTGTTGACCAGCGGCAGGATTAAGAAGCCACCGTGTGGGGCCGGGACTTCGATATGCAGGCTGTAGCTAAGCACGGCGGAGATTGATGAAGCGATCATCATCATCGGGATCACTCACAGCGGATCTTTCGCGGCAAATGGAATCGCCCCTTCGGTAATATGCGTACAGCCGAGGATGTAGTTCACCATGCCAGCCGCGCGTTCTTCCTCACTGAAGCCTTTAGGGAAAAAGGTGGTTGCCAGCGCGATAACCAGAGGCGGTGTGATGCAGGCGGCAGAGACGCCCGCCATAAAGAAGAAGTTCCCCTGACCGAGCAGCAGCGTTCCGGTGACGTAAGCTGCCTTATTGACCGGGCCACCGAAGTCAAAGGAGCACATCGCGCCGACCACAATTCCCAGCAGAATCGGGTTCGCCTGCAGTAATGAGCTTAACCAACTCATCATGCCGTTATTGATCGCTGCAACGGGTTGACCGAGCAGTACCATCAAGACACCAATGACCAGCACGCCAACCAGCGGCATGATAAAGATGGATTTCAGCCCCTCATACTGACGGGGTAGCCCGTTGAGCAGGTTGCGTATCAGCAACATAAAGTAGCCCGCGGCGAAACCGGCGATGATCCCACCTAGGAATCCGGCACCGGTGGCATTTGCCAGTAAACCGCCGACGAAGCCCGCCACCATCCCAGGACGCCCGGAAATCGACCAGGCGATATAGGCCGTAAACACCGGCACCATAATCGAAAAGGCCTGCTGGCCGACTTTCATCAGCGTAGCGGCAATCACGTTGTACTGTGGTGAATTGGGATCGGCTGAATAGATCCCCCAAAGGAAGGAGAGGGCAATCAGGATACCGCCAGCCACCACGAAGGGCAGCATATTCGATACGCCGCTCATCAGGTGTTTATAAATTTGTCGCCCGAATGACTCCTGCTCATATTTTTCATCCGTCGCTGACGATGATGATATTCCCTGACGGCGTGATGCTTTGCCACTGACGACTTTATTAATTAAATCGATGGGATGATGAATGGCTTCTTTTACCGGCACTTCAATTACCGGGAGACCATTAAAACGCTCGGCATTAACATCTTTATCAGCGGCAATAATGACGCCGTAAATATCGATAAGATCGTCTGGTGTAATAGAATTTTCAACGCCAGAGGCACCGTTAGTTTCGATTTTAATTTCAATATTTAATTTTTTTGCTGCGGTCTTTAAGGCTTCTTCCGCCATAAAAGTATGGGCAATACCTGTAGGGCAGCCGGTCACTGCAATAATTTTTTTCATAATCGGGCCTTTATAATTGGACGATTTGAACCTGTTGTTTTAATTCTTCTGTACGACTGAGTTTTCCAAGACCTGCGGAGCTTGCGACATCCGCACCGATTGCGCTGGCAAGCGCTAACGCGTGAGTAACGTCATCATCATTAAGCCATTTGCTTAAGAATGCGCCGAGTGCAGCATCGCCTGCGCAGGCGGAACTGACCAACTCGATTTTTGGTGCTGAGCAGAACCACAGCGCTGTGCCGCTTGAGAAATAGAGTCCTTTAGCACCCAGCGTCAGCAGCACGTTGCGTGCGCCGAGCTGGTGTAATGTCTGCATGGCTTCACGCACCTGCTGCGTGCTGCCAACGTCGAGGTTAAAGATCTCCTTTAATTCATCGTCGTTGGGTTTGATCAGTAGCGGCTGAAACTCGAGCAGTTGTTGTAGCGACGGATGGCTAATATCCAGAATCACTTCGCAACCCTTTTGCTGACACAGCGCCATTATCTCAGCATAAAAACGGCTTTCAATTCCCGGTGGTAAACTGCCGCTAATGACCAGGTAATCACCGGCACTGACGCAATCTAAATGGTGAATGATCTGCTGTTTACAATCATCATCAATACGAGCACCAGGATTCACCAGCTTATATTCATCCTGACCGTCATTAATAAAAATATTAATGCGTGTCGGTTCTGATACCCACGCTGGTGTGACTTTTATATGCTGCTTTCTAAGCTCTTCTACAATATAGCGACCGGTAAAACCGCCAAATATTCCCAGCACATGGGTGGGCTGCTGAAGATGATTAAGCACGAGGGAAACGTTAACCCCTTTTCCATTAGGGCAGTATTCGGTGTGCTGTGTTCGGTTAACCGCCGAGGGCCGTAGCGGCTGACAGAAAATATTCATATCAATGGCGGTGTTTAACGTCAGGGTATGGATCACGACAAAGCTCCTTGCGCCGGATTTTACAGTTGCCCTTCGCAACCGCAGACATGAATGACTTTGCGGACAACCTCTTTCATCGCTTCTTTCGCAGGCTTCATGTAATAGCGTGGGTCATTAGCGTCGGGTTTATCAATGAAGTACTGCTTGAGTGCGTCAGAGAAAGCAATTTTCAGTTCGGTTGCCACGTTGACTTTGCACACGCCTAGCGAAATGGCCCGGCGGATATCCGCATCTGGCAGGCCGGAAGCGCCGTGCAGTACCAACGGTACATCAACACGGTCGCGGATAGCCGCCAGACGGTCAAAGTCGAGTTTTGGCTCGGCGGCATACATTCCGTGAGCGGTACCGATAGCAACGGCCAGCGAGTCGATGCCAGTACGAGTGACGAATTCACGCGCTTGTTCCGGGTTGGTGTACAGCGCATCTTTGGCATCAACAACCAGGTCATCTTCCACGCCGCCTAGGCGACCCAGCTCAGCTTCTACGCTGGCATCGTAGCGATGGCTAAGCTCAACCACGCTTTTTACCAGCGCAATATTTTCCTCAAATGGCGAGTGGGAACCGTCGATCATGACCGAACGGATCCCGGCCTGTACCTTACGGGTGATATCTGTGAGATCTTCGTGATGATCAAGGTGCAACGCGAGTGGATGATCCCAAAGTTTCGCCAGATCGTGGGCGATCGCCACCACGTTGCCGGTACCTGCATAGCTATAGGTTCCCGGCGTGCCTGCGAGGATCAGCGGGGCGCGAAGTTCAGCCGCAGCTTCTACAACCACCTGCATTGTTTCCAGATTGTGAATGTTAAAAGCGGGAACGGCGTAGCCTTTGCGTTGCGCTTTTAACAACATGTTTTTGCTAGAGATGATGTACATATTCTATCCTATGGTTTCAAAATTAAAGTTATGATTTGTTAAATTGCTTCATTTTGAAAGTAATGTAGCGATCGTTCCGGGAACGCGTTGTGATCGAACGCACATAACAGCGGATTGATTTTAAAAATGAAAGTTATAAGTGATAAGGTATTTTCGTTTTAAAGCGTGCCAGACAAACGAAGAAATTTTATATATCATTGATAAATATGATTTATTTTTATTTAAAGACACGTCACCTTATCTTGACGTTTGACAAGGGATAATGAAAATTTAAAAATGAAAGTTATTCATTAAGATCATAAAAGGCACAACACCGTGGCAAAACCGTCAACCAGCCTGCTGAAAAGACGCTTAGATATTGCGGAGATCGTCCGTAAAAACGGAGAGATAAAAGTCGACGATCTGGCTGAGATGCTTGCCGTTTCTGGAGTCACGATTCGTAATGACCTGAATTATCTGGAGCAACAAGGCTATCTGAAGCGGTCTTTTGGCGGCGCGATTTATACCGCGCAGCAGGGGGCGTCGGCGGCTCAAATCCACGAGCCTGCTGCTGTTGTTGATAAAGCGCTGGAAACTGAAATGGCGCGCCAGGTTGCCGTGCAAATTGATGAAGGTGAGACAGTTTTCTTAGGGCCAGGTGCGATCCTGCGCAAAGTAATCCCTTTTCTTGCCGGTTATGAAGATCTTTGCCTGCTGATGAACGATCTGGCGCATGTGCCGCTCGCGCAGGAGTTTCTTAATGGTGAAAGCGTGCTGCTTGGCGGAATACTAAATGGTGAAGGTAGCGAAGTTGAAGGCGAACTGGCGTTAAACGCTTTTCGCCATTATCGCCCTTCGCGGACGCTCATTACCGTCGATCATATTGCTGAAGACGGCACGCTTAGCGTGAGAAATGAAACGCGTGGGCGTTTACTTCATGAAGCCGTCACCCACAGTGAACGCGTGATTGCAGTCGTTGCGCGGCGGCCCGTTTATGGCGAGAAACGTTATGCCGTCGCCGAGTTACAGCAGCTAAGCGGCATCGTAACGCCGCAGGTCGTGGCGGCCGAGTATCATGCCCGTTTTCTCGCGGCTGGGCTGACTAACAGCTATACCAACAATGAATGCCTGACATGGCTCAACCCTGCGTTGCAAAAAACGAAGTGAAGGAGCGGTGATGAACGTGACCATATGTACCATCGGTGAGCTGTTGGTGGAGTTCCTCGCCAAGGAAGAAAATCAGGGATTCTCACGACCGGGAGAGTTCTGGGGTCCTTATCCCAGCGGTGCCCCGGCGATTTTTGCCGATCAGGTGGCAAAATTAGGTTTCGGATCTGTTCTGTTTAGCTGCGTGGGTAGCGATGCTTTCGGTGAAATGAATATCGCGCGGCTGGAAAAAGGTGGCGTTAACGTCGATGGTATCGCGATGCTGCAAAAGGCGACTACCGGCAGCGCCTTTGTAAGCTATCGCAATCAAGCGCAGCGGGATTTTATTTTTAATATGCCCAATAGTGCCTGCGGTCTGCTGACGGCTGACCACATTGATGAAACGCTGTTAAACCAGTGCAATCACTTTCATATCATGGGCTCATCGCTGTTTTCGTTTCGGATTATCGACGCTATGCGAAAGGCGATTGAGAATGTGAAATCGCGCAATGGCACGGTGTCCTTTGATCCGAATATTCGTAAAGAGATGCTCAATATTCCGGAGATGTCACAGGCCTTTGAGTACATACTGGATTACACAGATATCTTTTTACCGAGCGATGGTGAACTGGATTATTTTGGCCTGAATCGTGGGCGCGATGAGCAGGTGTTGGTCGACAAACTGCTTAAACGTGGCGTGAAACACGTGGTGATTAAACGTGGGCCACGGGGGGCGAGCTATTTTAGCGGCGAAGAGACTCACCATGTTGCGGGCTTTAATGTTCCGGTGGTTGACCCTACCGGTGCGGGCGATTGTTTCGGGGCGACGTTTGTGAGTCTGTTCTTGTCTGGTGTTTTGCCGCCAGAAGCACTGAAGTGGGCTAATGCTAGCGGTTCACTGGCAATTGCGCAGCGTGGGCCGATGGAAGGCACCTCTACGCGTGTGCAAATTGAAGCGTTCCTTGCACGACAATCAGGTTGAGAGGCGTAAAAGCGCTAGCTTTGGAGATAATCCCGGCGTCGCTGCGCTCGGCCGGGGTACAATACGATACATATTGCCGGATGGCGGCTTTGCCTTATCCGGCCTACGCCACGGGTAGCCCGGGCAAGGCGTTACGCCGCCCCCGGGGATTGTAGGTGTATATCAAGTCACCGGCGCCGGGTTAAACACCGCCAGCTGGTTATGCAGCCCCCACTGATCCGAGAAGGTTTTCTTCCTTCCGCTCGCCACATCAAGAATGAACTCGAACAGCTTCAAGCCCACATCTTCAATCGTCTCTTCGCCCGTTGCGATGGTGCCCGCGTTGATATCCATTAAGTCATACCAGCGGTTGGCAAGCTCGGTACGGGTCGCCATTTTAATCACCGGCACCGCCAGCAGGCCGTACGGTGTACCGCGACCGGTGGTGAACACCTGCACGGTGATCCCGGAGGCGACCTGTTGTGTACCGCACACAAAGTCACTGGCCGGTGTGGCTGCGTAAATCAGGCCGCGTTTGGTCGGGCGCTGGCCCGGCGATAACACTTCGACAATGGCGCTCTTGCCGGATTTGGCAATCGATCCCAGCGCTTTTTCGACCACGTTTGCCAGACCGCCTTTTTTGTTGCCAGGGGATGGGTTGGCGCTGCGGTCGGTTTGCCCTAAATCGAGATAGTTATCGTACCAGGCCATCTCTTCGAGCAGACGTTTGCCGACTTTTTCATTGATAGCGCGCGGCGTTAACAGGTGGATGGCGTCACGTACTTCGGTGACTTCTGAGAACATCACGGTGGCACCGCAGCGAACCAACAGGTCGGACGCGTAGCCCACCGCCGGGTTGGCGGTGACGCCGGAGAACGCATCGCTGCCACCGCACTGCATGCCGACTACCAGTTCTGAAGCCGGGCAGGTTTCACGCTGGCGTTGGTTAAGTTTTTCCAGATGACGCTCGGCGACCTGCAGAATATCTTCAACCATCGATTTAAAGCCGACATGTTGCTCGTCCTGCAAACGCACGATGCTGGCGCTATCAACCGGGATGCTCTGCACATCTTCCGTCCCTTCGAGCAGACGTTCCGGCTGTAATTTTTCGCAACCCAGGCCAACGACCATCACTTCACCGCCGAAGTTCGGGTTGAGCGCGAGGTTGTGAATGGTGCGAATTGGCACTACCGCTGCCGGAGCGTTAATGGCCACGCCGCAGCCGTACAGGTGGTTGAGGCCAACCACGCCGTCGACATTCGGGTATTTTGGCAGCAGATCGCGCTCAATAATTTTGACCACGTAATCCACCACGCCTGCGACGCAGTGTACGCTGGTGCTAATCCCCAACAGGTTTTTGGTGCCTACGCTGCCGTCGGCATTGCGGTAGCCTTCAAAGGTATAGCCTTCGAGCACCGGCAAAGGTTCCGGGACTTTGGTTGCCAGCGGCAGGGTATTTAACGGTGGCGCTTTTGGCAGCGTAACCGTGGACTCATCGATCCAGCTACCTTTGA containing:
- the gatZ gene encoding tagatose-bisphosphate aldolase subunit GatZ, with product MKEIISRHKAGEHIGICSVCSAHPLVIEAALRFDLRSDQKVLIEATSNQVNQFGGYTGMKPADFRDFVYNIAQEVGFPRDRLILGGDHLGPNCWQDETAAEAMEKSVALIKAYVSAGFSKIHLDASMSCADDPTPLDPKVVAERAAILCQAAEDIATDEQKRQLTYVIGTEVPVPGGEASTIGTVHVTREEDAARTLETHQVAFQALGLEAALDRVIAIVVQPGVEFDHTQIIHYQPNAAEALSAWVRNTPMVYEAHSTDYQTRQAYRSLVRDHYAILKVGPALTFALREAIFALAQMETQLVSPEQRSHVLEVIDEVMLNEPGYWKKYYRPTWSQAMVDIHFSLSDRIRYYWPHPRIRQSVEKLIANLNDVSLPLGLISQYLPMQFERLSAGTLTATPHNLIIDKIQDVLRAYRFGCVAEAA
- a CDS encoding tagatose bisphosphate family class II aldolase, with the protein product MYIISSKNMLLKAQRKGYAVPAFNIHNLETMQVVVEAAAELRAPLILAGTPGTYSYAGTGNVVAIAHDLAKLWDHPLALHLDHHEDLTDITRKVQAGIRSVMIDGSHSPFEENIALVKSVVELSHRYDASVEAELGRLGGVEDDLVVDAKDALYTNPEQAREFVTRTGIDSLAVAIGTAHGMYAAEPKLDFDRLAAIRDRVDVPLVLHGASGLPDADIRRAISLGVCKVNVATELKIAFSDALKQYFIDKPDANDPRYYMKPAKEAMKEVVRKVIHVCGCEGQL
- a CDS encoding sugar kinase: MNVTICTIGELLVEFLAKEENQGFSRPGEFWGPYPSGAPAIFADQVAKLGFGSVLFSCVGSDAFGEMNIARLEKGGVNVDGIAMLQKATTGSAFVSYRNQAQRDFIFNMPNSACGLLTADHIDETLLNQCNHFHIMGSSLFSFRIIDAMRKAIENVKSRNGTVSFDPNIRKEMLNIPEMSQAFEYILDYTDIFLPSDGELDYFGLNRGRDEQVLVDKLLKRGVKHVVIKRGPRGASYFSGEETHHVAGFNVPVVDPTGAGDCFGATFVSLFLSGVLPPEALKWANASGSLAIAQRGPMEGTSTRVQIEAFLARQSG
- the gatB gene encoding PTS galactitol transporter subunit IIB produces the protein MKRKVIVACGGAVATSTMAAEEIKELCEAHNITLDLVQCRVTEIETYMDGADLICTTARVDRTFGDIPVVHGMPFVSGVGIEALQQKILTILVG
- the pfkB gene encoding 1-phosphofructokinase encodes the protein MIHTLTLNTAIDMNIFCQPLRPSAVNRTQHTEYCPNGKGVNVSLVLNHLQQPTHVLGIFGGFTGRYIVEELRKQHIKVTPAWVSEPTRINIFINDGQDEYKLVNPGARIDDDCKQQIIHHLDCVSAGDYLVISGSLPPGIESRFYAEIMALCQQKGCEVILDISHPSLQQLLEFQPLLIKPNDDELKEIFNLDVGSTQQVREAMQTLHQLGARNVLLTLGAKGLYFSSGTALWFCSAPKIELVSSACAGDAALGAFLSKWLNDDDVTHALALASAIGADVASSAGLGKLSRTEELKQQVQIVQL
- the gatA gene encoding PTS galactitol transporter subunit IIA, encoding MSQLFVRTGIEFNTCQQALAHIGEEMLAKGVVHDSYPQALLEREAVFPTGIALERHAVAIPHCEATHAISPAIYLIRPDKPVHFQQADDDAEIGVSLIIALIVENPTAQLKLLRRLFSELQNPNVLDALLSAPDAELAVRFRETILEPELCNPA
- a CDS encoding DeoR/GlpR family DNA-binding transcription regulator, which gives rise to MAKPSTSLLKRRLDIAEIVRKNGEIKVDDLAEMLAVSGVTIRNDLNYLEQQGYLKRSFGGAIYTAQQGASAAQIHEPAAVVDKALETEMARQVAVQIDEGETVFLGPGAILRKVIPFLAGYEDLCLLMNDLAHVPLAQEFLNGESVLLGGILNGEGSEVEGELALNAFRHYRPSRTLITVDHIAEDGTLSVRNETRGRLLHEAVTHSERVIAVVARRPVYGEKRYAVAELQQLSGIVTPQVVAAEYHARFLAAGLTNSYTNNECLTWLNPALQKTK
- the garD gene encoding galactarate dehydratase, which produces MANIEIRQESPTAFYIKVHATDNVAIIVNDNGLKAGTRFPDGLELIEHIPQGHKVALVDIPQNGDIIRYGEVIGYAVRDIVKGSWIDESTVTLPKAPPLNTLPLATKVPEPLPVLEGYTFEGYRNADGSVGTKNLLGISTSVHCVAGVVDYVVKIIERDLLPKYPNVDGVVGLNHLYGCGVAINAPAAVVPIRTIHNLALNPNFGGEVMVVGLGCEKLQPERLLEGTEDVQSIPVDSASIVRLQDEQHVGFKSMVEDILQVAERHLEKLNQRQRETCPASELVVGMQCGGSDAFSGVTANPAVGYASDLLVRCGATVMFSEVTEVRDAIHLLTPRAINEKVGKRLLEEMAWYDNYLDLGQTDRSANPSPGNKKGGLANVVEKALGSIAKSGKSAIVEVLSPGQRPTKRGLIYAATPASDFVCGTQQVASGITVQVFTTGRGTPYGLLAVPVIKMATRTELANRWYDLMDINAGTIATGEETIEDVGLKLFEFILDVASGRKKTFSDQWGLHNQLAVFNPAPVT
- a CDS encoding HPr family phosphocarrier protein; translated protein: MQLTLADIHFDHQVKTKDEALTQIAGTLTDAGHTRPAYLHGMRDREGQISTYLGNGIAIPHGTPQSRDSVLKTGVKVLACPQGVDWGEAQTAYLIVGIAAQDNEHLDILRQLTHALSDDRVPEALSRAENAQAVLDILAGKIIPGEGDTAEPPPVFDEDATFTLRNPHGLHARPSAVLVKAVKQWQSQIRVENLDTHSAIVDAKNLMRVVSLGAKQGHRLHFMASGDDAHQALSAIGVAFDAGLGEIAAQPQQAAQPAPKDRRSWLSRLFN